One Halalkalicoccus sp. NIPERK01 genomic region harbors:
- a CDS encoding short-chain fatty acid transporter, with protein sequence MSASDSQGWLQRLGQGVADWSERWVPSPFIFAIVLTLIAYAAAIVLTPDGAFQNIINWYDGFWTLLEFAMQMVLVLVTGYAIADSKQVSGLLDRIASIPSDGAQAAALVAAVAMLAGYFHWGIGLIVGAIFAVFVARAGYRRGKTFHYPLLCAAGYTSQVIWHVGPSTSAGLLSATEGHVFEDVIGVVPLSESVFTVYAVGLAILVFVTVVPLLYLLAPTRENAVGIEEYAPGLIDDGTADRTEREVATDGGTALPAERLNDSRLIAYVVATGMMVYVVQHFATAGIGEALDLNVFNFTFIAVGLYLYGTPTAYMGAIRNATESSAGIILQFPFYAGILGIVDNSGLSALVSELLLDLATPATFPVLAWLLGGFMNFFAPSGGGEWAIIGSIIGGTAVELGVPPGQAIIAYGTGDMWTNMFQPFWAIPLLGITQVRARDILGYTLIVMIVLTPVFALGLYFLPY encoded by the coding sequence ATGTCTGCTAGCGATTCACAGGGATGGTTACAGCGCCTCGGACAGGGAGTGGCCGACTGGTCCGAACGGTGGGTACCGAGTCCGTTCATCTTCGCGATCGTGCTCACGCTGATCGCGTACGCGGCGGCGATCGTGCTCACGCCCGACGGGGCGTTCCAGAACATCATCAACTGGTACGACGGCTTCTGGACCCTGTTGGAGTTCGCGATGCAGATGGTCCTCGTCCTCGTCACCGGCTACGCGATCGCTGACTCGAAGCAGGTCAGCGGACTGTTGGACCGGATCGCCTCGATCCCGAGCGACGGCGCACAGGCGGCGGCGCTCGTCGCGGCGGTCGCGATGCTCGCGGGCTACTTCCACTGGGGGATCGGCCTCATCGTCGGGGCCATCTTCGCCGTCTTCGTCGCCCGCGCGGGCTACCGGCGCGGCAAGACATTCCACTACCCGCTTCTGTGTGCGGCCGGCTACACGAGCCAGGTCATCTGGCACGTCGGTCCCTCGACCAGCGCCGGCCTGCTGTCGGCGACCGAGGGCCACGTCTTCGAGGACGTCATCGGCGTCGTCCCGCTCTCCGAGAGCGTCTTCACCGTCTACGCGGTCGGCCTCGCGATCCTCGTGTTCGTGACGGTCGTCCCGCTGCTGTACCTCCTCGCGCCAACGCGGGAGAACGCGGTCGGGATCGAGGAGTACGCGCCGGGGCTGATCGACGACGGGACCGCGGATCGAACCGAGCGGGAGGTCGCCACGGACGGTGGGACGGCGCTTCCGGCCGAACGCCTCAACGACAGCCGCCTGATCGCGTACGTGGTCGCCACCGGGATGATGGTGTACGTCGTCCAGCACTTCGCGACCGCCGGGATCGGCGAGGCGCTCGATCTCAACGTCTTCAACTTCACCTTCATCGCGGTCGGCCTCTACCTCTACGGGACGCCCACCGCCTACATGGGCGCGATCCGGAACGCGACCGAGAGCTCCGCGGGCATCATCCTGCAGTTCCCCTTCTACGCCGGGATCCTGGGGATCGTCGACAACTCCGGGCTCTCGGCGCTGGTCTCGGAACTCCTGTTGGATCTGGCGACGCCGGCGACGTTCCCGGTTCTCGCGTGGCTCCTCGGCGGCTTCATGAACTTCTTCGCCCCGAGCGGCGGCGGCGAGTGGGCGATCATCGGGAGCATCATCGGCGGGACCGCGGTCGAACTCGGCGTCCCGCCCGGCCAGGCGATCATCGCCTACGGCACCGGCGACATGTGGACGAACATGTTCCAGCCGTTCTGGGCGATCCCCCTGCTCGGGATCACGCAGGTGCGGGCGCGCGACATCCTCGGCTACACGCTGATCGTCATGATCGTGCTGACCCCGGTGTTCGCGCTCGGCCTGTACTTCCTGCCGTACTGA
- a CDS encoding amidase codes for MITDEPLADAAASLRAGGTEPSAYLESLEERTERVEPRIETLLDEPNRWDRLQREARALEARFDDPAARPPLYGVPVGVKDIFNVEGFPMKAGSTVPPETVTGPEADSVRALREAGALVFAKTVTTEFAYFEPGPTRNPHDTDHTPGGSSSGSAAAVAAGLCPLALGSQTIGSVVRPAAFCGIVGLKPTYGRIPIGGVLPVAPSVDHVGFFTQDVGGARLAASVLYEHWVPESVEEPTLGVPEGPYLEQADPAAREAFREQVARLEEAGYEVRRVDLLDDIGTINDRHQALVAAETALSHSERFAEYGERYAEATTDLIREGHAVGVGELCEARTGRGALRETVERAMDAEDVDVWICPAAPGPAPEGIDTTGDPVMNLPWTHCGLPAMALPADELGGLPLGLQCVARYGDDEPLVNWAEGIASAL; via the coding sequence ATGATCACGGACGAACCGCTCGCCGACGCCGCCGCGTCGTTGCGAGCAGGCGGGACGGAGCCCTCGGCGTATCTCGAATCACTCGAGGAGCGAACGGAGCGCGTCGAGCCACGGATCGAGACGCTGCTCGACGAACCGAATCGATGGGATCGACTCCAGCGTGAGGCCCGAGCGCTCGAAGCGCGGTTCGACGACCCGGCGGCGAGACCGCCGCTGTACGGCGTTCCGGTCGGCGTGAAGGACATCTTCAACGTCGAGGGCTTCCCGATGAAAGCGGGGTCGACGGTCCCACCCGAAACGGTGACCGGCCCCGAGGCCGACAGCGTGCGCGCGCTTCGCGAGGCCGGCGCGCTGGTGTTCGCAAAGACCGTGACGACCGAGTTCGCCTACTTCGAGCCCGGCCCGACCCGCAACCCACACGACACCGACCACACGCCCGGTGGCTCCTCGTCGGGGTCGGCCGCGGCCGTCGCCGCCGGGCTCTGCCCGCTCGCGCTCGGCTCCCAGACCATCGGCTCCGTGGTTCGTCCGGCCGCGTTCTGCGGTATCGTCGGGCTGAAACCGACCTACGGACGGATACCCATCGGCGGCGTGCTCCCGGTCGCGCCCTCCGTGGACCACGTCGGCTTCTTCACGCAGGACGTCGGGGGCGCCCGGTTGGCCGCGAGCGTCCTCTACGAGCACTGGGTCCCCGAGAGCGTCGAAGAACCGACGCTCGGGGTTCCCGAGGGTCCCTACCTCGAACAGGCCGATCCGGCGGCGCGCGAGGCGTTCCGCGAACAGGTCGCCCGACTCGAGGAAGCGGGTTACGAGGTCCGACGTGTGGACCTGCTGGATGACATCGGGACGATCAACGACCGCCATCAGGCGCTGGTCGCCGCCGAGACCGCCCTCTCGCACAGCGAGCGGTTCGCCGAGTACGGGGAGCGCTACGCCGAGGCGACGACCGACCTGATCCGCGAGGGCCACGCGGTCGGCGTCGGGGAGCTCTGCGAAGCGCGGACCGGCCGCGGCGCGCTGCGCGAGACCGTCGAGCGGGCGATGGACGCCGAGGACGTCGACGTCTGGATCTGTCCGGCCGCGCCGGGTCCCGCCCCCGAGGGGATCGACACCACGGGCGACCCGGTGATGAACCTCCCGTGGACCCACTGCGGGCTGCCCGCGATGGCGCTGCCCGCCGACGAACTCGGCGGACTCCCGCTGGGCCTGCAGTGTGTCGCCCGGTACGGCGACGACGAACCCCTCGTGAACTGGGCCGAGGGGATCGCTTCCGCGCTGTAG
- a CDS encoding HD domain-containing protein: MKTIKDSVHDHIEVGGVARALLDTPEVQRLRHVKQLGTVSLVYPSANHTRFEHSLGVYHLACEALSQLGIEGRAAERVRAAAILHDVGHGPYSHNVEDVIERHTGKYHEDVEDVFADSSIPGILAEYDLDPDRVADLVCGEGTYGGLVSGELDVDRMDYLVRDAHHTGVPYGTIDHGRLVRELRFVDDELVLGEGNVQTAESLLVARALMNPTVYSHHVARIGKSMLRRGAERLIEAGTDPETLRRMDDHDLLVALRTTASTGGIARRLAHRDLFKRAVWAELRDVPRGVLDPSHESVVEYERDVADRAGVDADAVILDVPGYPKMTESSTRVVVGGEIRRLDEQSPLVRTLRQSQLNQWRLGVYAPADVADRVGHAAEAVLGLDTDGTLVSDVAPGLHTTLDRFGSGAE; encoded by the coding sequence ATGAAGACGATCAAGGACAGCGTCCACGACCACATCGAGGTCGGCGGGGTCGCCCGCGCGCTGCTGGACACCCCCGAGGTCCAGCGACTGCGCCACGTCAAGCAGCTCGGAACCGTTTCCTTGGTGTACCCCTCCGCGAACCACACCCGGTTCGAACACTCGCTCGGCGTCTACCACCTCGCCTGCGAGGCGCTCTCCCAGCTCGGAATCGAGGGTCGGGCCGCAGAACGGGTCCGGGCCGCCGCCATCTTGCACGACGTCGGCCACGGTCCCTACAGCCACAACGTCGAGGACGTCATCGAGCGCCACACCGGCAAGTACCACGAGGACGTCGAGGACGTGTTCGCCGACTCGTCGATCCCCGGGATCCTCGCCGAGTACGACCTCGACCCCGACAGGGTCGCCGACCTCGTCTGCGGCGAGGGCACGTACGGCGGACTCGTCTCGGGCGAACTCGACGTCGACCGGATGGACTACCTCGTGCGGGACGCCCACCACACCGGCGTTCCCTACGGCACCATCGACCACGGACGCCTCGTGCGCGAACTCCGGTTCGTCGACGACGAACTCGTCCTCGGGGAGGGGAACGTCCAGACCGCAGAGAGCCTGCTGGTCGCCCGGGCGCTGATGAACCCCACCGTCTACAGCCACCACGTCGCCCGGATCGGCAAGTCGATGCTCCGCCGGGGGGCCGAGCGGCTGATCGAGGCGGGAACCGATCCGGAGACCCTGCGGCGGATGGACGACCACGACCTGCTGGTCGCGTTGCGGACGACCGCGAGTACGGGGGGGATCGCCCGTCGGCTCGCCCACCGCGATCTGTTCAAGCGGGCGGTGTGGGCCGAACTCCGGGACGTCCCCCGAGGGGTGCTCGATCCCTCCCACGAATCGGTCGTCGAGTACGAACGCGACGTCGCCGACCGGGCGGGCGTCGACGCGGACGCGGTGATCCTCGACGTGCCGGGCTACCCGAAGATGACCGAATCGAGCACTCGTGTGGTGGTCGGCGGCGAGATCCGCCGGCTCGACGAGCAGTCCCCGCTCGTTCGCACACTCAGGCAGTCCCAACTCAACCAGTGGCGACTCGGGGTGTACGCGCCCGCCGACGTCGCCGATCGGGTGGGCCACGCCGCGGAGGCCGTCCTCGGGCTCGATACGGACGGAACCCTCGTCAGCGACGTCGCGCCCGGGCTTCACACCACGCTGGATCGCTTCGGTTCGGGGGCGGAGTAG
- a CDS encoding amidohydrolase family protein produces MIVEGTVLRGPEYTPVEGRVIVEDGRITAIEEERVESDRIVAPAFVNAHTHIGDSIAKEAGRGLTLEELVAPPDGLKHRLLRESGRDEMVAAVRRSIRFMHAGGVTAFLDFREGGAEGVRVLREAVEGLPVDAFAMGRDELAALEVGDGYGASGAADADFAREREAAREAGKPFGIHAGENRTDDIVPALDLEPDYLVHMVNASEEHLDRVEREEIPVVVCPRANLVTDVGLPPIEDLVERTTVALGTDNVMLNSPSMFREMEFAAKLTTLDAPEVLAMATRAGARLMGLDAGTIEEGREARLLVLDGDSDNLSGVRDPVRAVVRRAGTADVRGVVHPAQHN; encoded by the coding sequence ATGATCGTCGAGGGGACCGTCCTCCGGGGTCCCGAGTACACCCCGGTCGAGGGCCGGGTTATCGTGGAGGACGGGCGAATCACCGCAATCGAGGAGGAACGGGTCGAGAGCGACCGGATCGTCGCGCCGGCATTCGTCAACGCCCACACACACATCGGCGACTCCATCGCCAAGGAGGCGGGACGAGGCCTCACGCTCGAGGAACTCGTCGCCCCGCCCGACGGGCTGAAACACCGCCTGCTCCGCGAGAGCGGTCGGGACGAAATGGTCGCGGCCGTCAGGAGATCGATCCGGTTCATGCACGCGGGCGGCGTGACGGCGTTTCTGGACTTCCGCGAGGGCGGCGCGGAGGGGGTGCGGGTGCTCCGGGAGGCCGTCGAGGGGCTCCCGGTCGACGCCTTCGCGATGGGACGGGACGAACTCGCGGCCCTCGAAGTCGGCGACGGCTACGGCGCCAGCGGTGCCGCGGACGCCGACTTCGCCCGCGAGCGCGAGGCCGCCCGCGAGGCGGGCAAGCCCTTCGGCATCCACGCCGGCGAGAACCGCACCGACGACATCGTGCCCGCGCTCGACCTCGAACCGGACTACCTGGTCCACATGGTCAACGCGAGCGAAGAGCACCTGGATCGCGTCGAACGGGAGGAGATCCCGGTCGTGGTCTGTCCGCGTGCCAACCTCGTGACGGACGTCGGCCTGCCACCCATCGAGGACCTCGTGGAGCGGACGACCGTGGCGCTGGGCACCGACAACGTGATGCTCAACAGCCCCTCGATGTTCCGCGAGATGGAGTTCGCCGCCAAACTGACGACCCTCGACGCGCCCGAGGTGCTGGCGATGGCGACCCGTGCGGGCGCACGGCTGATGGGACTCGACGCCGGGACCATCGAGGAGGGCCGCGAGGCGCGTCTGCTCGTCCTCGACGGCGATTCCGACAACCTCTCGGGCGTTCGTGACCCCGTGCGGGCGGTCGTGCGCCGGGCGGGGACGGCCGACGTCCGCGGGGTGGTCCACCCGGCGCAACACAATTAA
- a CDS encoding universal stress protein — MYDRILVPTDGSAGVERAIEQAVALASVHGATIHAVFVVNTASFASLPMETSWEGVSDMLREDGEEALERVREIAEGRDVPVETALIEGTPSKEVVRYAEEEGCDLIVMGTHGRGGIDRLLLGSVAERVVRGSPVPVLTVRVREEDLE; from the coding sequence ATGTACGACCGGATTCTCGTTCCGACGGACGGGTCGGCGGGCGTCGAGCGCGCCATCGAACAGGCAGTGGCGCTCGCGAGCGTCCACGGGGCGACGATCCACGCCGTGTTCGTCGTCAACACCGCGAGTTTCGCCAGCCTCCCGATGGAGACCTCCTGGGAGGGCGTCAGCGACATGCTCCGCGAGGACGGCGAGGAGGCGCTCGAACGCGTCCGGGAGATCGCCGAGGGGCGGGACGTTCCGGTCGAGACCGCCCTCATCGAGGGGACGCCCTCGAAGGAGGTCGTCCGCTACGCGGAGGAGGAGGGCTGTGACCTGATCGTCATGGGGACCCACGGCCGGGGCGGTATCGACCGTCTCCTCCTCGGGAGCGTCGCCGAACGCGTCGTCCGGGGTTCGCCGGTGCCCGTCCTCACCGTCCGCGTCCGGGAGGAGGACCTCGAGTGA
- a CDS encoding biotin--[acetyl-CoA-carboxylase] ligase, with protein MTSRKTLCDALAAGPVSGPELADELGVSRAAVWKRIEELREAGFGIESDGSGYRVVSVPDFCGPAVEYGLDAPYRIEYHDAIASTNARAREVAKAGDADVVVLANEQTAGRGRLDRAWNAPSGGVYLSVVLRPEMTPMEAPLLTLAAAVATTRALREAGVAAGIKWPNDILLESTGEKLVGILTEMEGEADRVSWVVVGIGVNANVDSEDLPEGATSVREQVGDIDRRTFVQRVLEGFESLRTDPDAILAGWREGAITLGQRVRVETSQGAVVGEALDVESPGRLVIQTDDGEVRVHAGDCEHLRPV; from the coding sequence ATGACGAGCAGGAAGACGCTCTGTGACGCGCTGGCCGCGGGGCCGGTCTCGGGCCCCGAACTGGCCGACGAACTGGGTGTCTCGCGGGCCGCCGTCTGGAAGCGGATCGAGGAACTACGCGAGGCCGGTTTCGGAATCGAGAGCGACGGATCGGGCTACCGGGTCGTCTCTGTCCCCGACTTCTGCGGCCCGGCCGTCGAGTACGGCCTCGATGCGCCCTACCGGATCGAGTACCACGACGCCATCGCGAGCACGAACGCCCGCGCACGTGAGGTGGCGAAGGCGGGCGACGCCGATGTCGTCGTCCTCGCGAACGAACAGACCGCCGGGAGGGGCCGTCTCGACCGGGCGTGGAACGCCCCGTCCGGCGGCGTCTACCTGAGCGTCGTCCTCCGGCCCGAGATGACGCCGATGGAGGCACCCCTCCTCACCCTCGCCGCCGCCGTCGCAACGACGCGGGCACTGCGGGAGGCGGGCGTCGCAGCCGGCATCAAGTGGCCGAACGACATCCTGCTCGAATCCACGGGCGAGAAACTCGTCGGGATCCTCACGGAGATGGAGGGCGAGGCAGACCGGGTCTCGTGGGTCGTCGTCGGAATCGGCGTCAACGCGAACGTCGATAGCGAGGACCTGCCCGAGGGCGCGACGAGCGTTCGCGAGCAGGTGGGAGACATCGACCGCCGTACCTTCGTCCAGCGCGTCCTCGAGGGGTTCGAGTCGCTCCGAACCGATCCCGACGCGATCCTCGCCGGCTGGCGCGAGGGCGCGATCACGCTCGGCCAGCGGGTGCGCGTCGAGACCTCCCAAGGAGCTGTCGTCGGGGAGGCACTCGACGTCGAGTCGCCGGGACGACTAGTGATACAAACGGACGACGGCGAGGTTCGGGTCCACGCCGGGGACTGTGAGCACCTCAGACCGGTCTGA
- a CDS encoding acetyl-CoA carboxylase biotin carboxylase subunit, whose amino-acid sequence MFRKVLVANRGEIAVRVMRACEELNVGTVAVYSEADKESGHVRYADEAYNVGPARAADSYLDHEAVIEAARKADADAIHPGYGFLAENAEFAAKVEEADGITWIGPSSDAMEQLGEKTNARRIMQEAGVPIVPGTTDPVTDPEEVREFGEEHGFPVAIKAEGGGGGRGMKIVHDPDEAEDQLQSAKREGEAYFDNDSVYIERFLENPRHIEVQILADHAGNVRHLGERDCSLQRRHQKVIEEGPSPALTDELREEIGEAARRGVSAAEYTNAGTVEFLVEEDPEREAGELLGSGTNFYFLEVNTRIQVEHTVTEEITGIDIVKWQLRVAAGEEIGFAQDDVGIDGHAMEFRINAENAAKEFAPSSGGKLATYDPPGGIGVRMDDALRQGDEIVTDYDSMIGKLIVHASDREECISRSLRALREYEIEGVVTVIPFHRLMLSDERFVAGTHTTKYLDDEMDRSRIEEAQKQWGSETDGESDGDDVVHREFTVEVNGKRFEVDLEERGVQAAAASGGGGGGAQPPLPAGGSDSGSEEVSAEGAEVTAEMQGTILSVEVSEGDTVESGDVLCVLEAMKMENDVVASSGGTVAQVLVGEGESVDMGDALVVID is encoded by the coding sequence ATGTTCAGGAAAGTCTTAGTCGCGAACCGAGGTGAGATCGCCGTGCGCGTCATGCGCGCGTGTGAGGAGCTGAACGTCGGGACGGTCGCCGTCTACAGCGAGGCCGACAAGGAGAGCGGTCACGTCCGCTACGCCGACGAGGCGTACAACGTCGGGCCCGCGCGGGCCGCGGACTCGTATCTGGATCACGAGGCGGTGATCGAGGCCGCACGGAAGGCCGACGCCGACGCGATCCATCCGGGGTACGGCTTCCTCGCCGAGAACGCGGAGTTCGCCGCGAAGGTCGAGGAGGCAGACGGCATCACGTGGATCGGACCGTCGAGCGACGCGATGGAGCAACTCGGCGAGAAGACCAACGCCCGCCGGATCATGCAGGAGGCGGGCGTGCCGATCGTCCCCGGGACGACCGACCCCGTCACCGACCCCGAGGAGGTCAGGGAGTTCGGCGAGGAACACGGGTTCCCCGTCGCGATCAAGGCCGAGGGCGGCGGCGGCGGCCGAGGCATGAAGATCGTCCACGATCCCGACGAGGCCGAAGACCAACTACAGAGCGCCAAACGCGAGGGCGAGGCGTACTTCGACAACGACTCGGTCTACATCGAGCGCTTCCTCGAGAACCCGCGGCACATCGAGGTCCAGATCCTCGCGGACCACGCCGGCAACGTCCGCCACCTCGGCGAGCGTGACTGCTCGCTCCAGCGTCGTCACCAGAAGGTCATCGAGGAGGGGCCGAGCCCGGCGCTGACCGACGAGTTGCGCGAGGAGATCGGCGAGGCCGCACGCCGCGGGGTGAGCGCGGCGGAGTACACCAACGCCGGCACCGTCGAGTTCCTCGTCGAGGAGGACCCCGAGCGCGAGGCGGGCGAACTCCTCGGATCGGGGACGAACTTCTACTTCCTCGAGGTGAATACGAGAATTCAGGTCGAACACACGGTCACGGAGGAGATCACGGGAATCGACATCGTCAAGTGGCAACTGCGGGTCGCCGCGGGCGAGGAGATCGGCTTCGCGCAGGACGACGTCGGGATCGACGGCCACGCGATGGAGTTCCGGATCAACGCCGAGAACGCCGCCAAGGAGTTCGCGCCCTCCTCGGGGGGGAAACTGGCGACCTACGACCCGCCGGGCGGGATCGGGGTACGCATGGACGACGCGCTCAGACAGGGCGACGAGATCGTCACCGACTACGACTCGATGATCGGGAAGCTGATCGTCCACGCGAGCGACCGCGAGGAGTGCATCAGCCGGAGCCTGCGCGCGCTTCGGGAGTACGAGATCGAGGGCGTCGTGACGGTGATCCCGTTCCACCGGCTGATGCTCTCGGACGAGCGGTTCGTCGCGGGGACCCACACCACGAAGTACCTCGATGACGAGATGGACCGGAGCCGGATCGAGGAGGCCCAGAAGCAGTGGGGCAGCGAGACCGACGGCGAGAGCGACGGGGACGATGTCGTCCACCGCGAGTTCACCGTCGAGGTCAACGGCAAGCGCTTCGAGGTCGACCTCGAGGAGCGCGGCGTTCAGGCGGCTGCCGCGAGCGGTGGCGGTGGAGGCGGCGCCCAGCCCCCCCTGCCCGCCGGGGGAAGCGACTCCGGGTCCGAGGAGGTCTCCGCCGAGGGTGCGGAGGTGACCGCCGAGATGCAGGGGACGATCCTCTCGGTCGAGGTGAGCGAGGGCGACACCGTCGAGAGCGGCGACGTGCTCTGCGTGCTCGAGGCGATGAAGATGGAGAACGACGTGGTCGCCTCCTCGGGCGGGACCGTCGCCCAGGTGCTCGTCGGCGAGGGCGAGAGCGTCGACATGGGCGATGCGCTCGTCGTCATCGACTGA
- a CDS encoding acc operon protein, protein MSEEPRESGAPGTRTLDIPENASEVEAAAIAAAIGSHLRAQAATRGDDEPTWEGERWTFAGRIEGTQGRTIRVSSGAPTDRWAAAGRTDRMR, encoded by the coding sequence ATGAGCGAGGAGCCGCGCGAGTCGGGCGCTCCCGGTACACGGACGCTCGACATCCCCGAGAACGCGAGCGAGGTGGAGGCGGCCGCCATCGCCGCCGCGATCGGGTCGCACCTGCGCGCCCAGGCGGCCACCCGAGGCGATGACGAACCGACGTGGGAGGGCGAGCGCTGGACCTTCGCGGGCCGGATCGAGGGCACCCAGGGACGGACGATACGCGTATCGAGCGGCGCGCCGACCGACCGGTGGGCGGCGGCGGGCCGAACCGACAGAATGAGGTAA
- a CDS encoding acyl-CoA carboxylase subunit beta has product MDDDIEELRELKAEAELGGGEDRIESQHGKGKMTARERIEYFLDDGTFHEFDQLRTHRNHNFGMEERKILGDGVVTGYGDVNGRKTFVFAHDFTVFGGSLGEVFAEKICKVMDTAMEVGAPIVGLNDSAGARIQEGVVSLAGFTEIFHRNQKASGVVPQISGIMGPCAGGAVYSPSITDFIFMVKDTSHMYITGPGVIETVTGEQVTQEELGGARTHANKTGVAQFAAESEKAALDDIKRLLSYVPQNNVEDPPRVEPWDDPDRRDEDLNRIVPESPQKPYDMVDVIDGITDEGAFFEVAPEFAKNIVVGFSRLDGHSVGVVANQPRANAGTLTVDSSMKASRFVRFCDAFNIPILTFVDVPGYMPGTDQEHRGIIRHGAKLLYAYSEATVPLLTVITRKAYGGAYCVMASKHLGADVNYAWPTSEIAVMGPQGAVNILYRQELENAEDTEKRRQELIDEYREEFANPYTAADRGFVDDVIEPADTRSRLVDDLEMLRSKRESGPEKKHGNIPL; this is encoded by the coding sequence ATCGACGACGACATCGAGGAGCTACGCGAACTGAAGGCGGAGGCCGAACTGGGCGGCGGGGAGGACCGCATCGAGTCCCAGCACGGGAAGGGGAAGATGACCGCCAGAGAGCGCATCGAGTACTTCCTCGACGACGGGACCTTCCACGAGTTCGACCAGCTCCGGACCCACAGAAACCACAACTTCGGCATGGAGGAACGAAAGATCCTCGGCGACGGCGTCGTCACCGGCTACGGCGACGTCAACGGGCGAAAGACGTTCGTCTTCGCCCACGATTTCACCGTCTTCGGCGGCTCGCTCGGCGAGGTGTTCGCCGAGAAGATCTGTAAGGTGATGGACACCGCCATGGAGGTCGGCGCGCCCATCGTCGGGCTCAACGACTCGGCGGGCGCGCGCATCCAGGAGGGCGTCGTCTCGCTGGCCGGGTTCACGGAGATCTTCCACCGCAACCAAAAGGCAAGCGGCGTCGTCCCCCAGATCTCCGGGATCATGGGGCCGTGTGCGGGCGGGGCGGTCTACTCGCCCTCGATCACGGACTTCATCTTCATGGTCAAGGACACGAGCCACATGTACATCACCGGGCCGGGCGTGATCGAGACGGTCACCGGCGAGCAGGTCACCCAGGAGGAACTCGGGGGCGCGCGCACCCACGCGAACAAGACGGGCGTCGCGCAGTTCGCCGCCGAAAGCGAGAAGGCCGCGCTCGACGACATCAAGCGTCTGCTCTCGTACGTCCCCCAGAACAACGTCGAGGACCCTCCGAGGGTCGAGCCGTGGGACGACCCCGACCGCCGGGACGAGGACCTCAACCGGATCGTCCCCGAGAGCCCGCAGAAGCCCTACGACATGGTCGACGTGATCGACGGGATCACCGACGAGGGGGCGTTCTTCGAGGTCGCCCCCGAGTTCGCGAAGAACATCGTCGTCGGCTTTTCGAGACTCGACGGCCATTCGGTGGGCGTGGTCGCGAACCAGCCCCGTGCCAACGCCGGGACGCTCACGGTGGATTCGAGCATGAAGGCCTCGCGGTTCGTCCGCTTCTGTGACGCATTCAACATCCCGATCCTCACGTTCGTCGACGTCCCCGGATACATGCCCGGCACCGACCAGGAACACCGGGGGATCATCCGCCACGGCGCGAAACTGCTGTACGCCTACTCGGAGGCCACGGTACCGCTGCTGACCGTGATCACCCGGAAGGCGTACGGGGGGGCCTACTGCGTGATGGCCTCGAAACACCTCGGTGCCGACGTCAACTACGCCTGGCCCACCAGCGAGATCGCCGTCATGGGCCCGCAGGGCGCGGTGAACATCCTCTATCGCCAGGAACTCGAGAACGCCGAGGACACCGAGAAGCGCCGTCAGGAGCTCATCGACGAGTACAGAGAGGAGTTCGCCAACCCCTACACGGCCGCCGACCGGGGGTTCGTCGACGACGTGATCGAACCCGCCGACACCCGTTCGAGGCTCGTCGACGACCTCGAGATGCTGCGCTCGAAGCGCGAGTCGGGGCCCGAGAAGAAACACGGGAACATCCCGCTATGA